The window CCCAGACTTCCAAGAAGACATTCCTGAGACGGTCGTGCAATCATGGGTGAATGGGGCCTCCTCGGTACGCTCTTTGATAGCCTCCAGGTTCACTCGCCGATGCTTGGTCGTTTCTGGCTCCTGCTCATGCTTGTCTTTAGGATACTGATCCTGGGTACCGTGGCCAGTGACCTGTTTGAGGATGAGCAAGAAGAGTTTGCCTGCAACACACTCCAGCCGGGCTGCAAACAGGTGTGCTACGACATGGCCTTCCCGATCTCCCAGTACCGATTCTGGGTGTTTCACATCGTCCTCATCGCAACACCTTCCATGCTTTTCCTCATGTATGCCATGCACCACAACAACAAGAGGACCAACCGCCCCAAAAACAGCCAACTTAGCAGCCAGGACTACAGAGAGACCCTTAATTTAAGGAGGCTGTACATTATCAACGTGGCCTTCCGTATAGTTGCAGAAATTGGCTTTCTAGTGGGCCAGTGGTTGCTGTACGGCTTCAAGGTGGAGGCCCAGTTCCCTTGTAGCCGCTTTCCTTGCCCTTACACAGTGGACTGCTTCACCTCACgtcctgcagagaaaacagtctTTCTCTACTTCTACTTCGGTGTAGGGGTTTTGGCGGCGTTCTCCAGCTGCACAGAGCTTTTCTACAGCTCCGCAAAGTGGTTTTGTAGTGGCAAGGACCGCTACACACCGGAACGCTCCTGTGTCTGCCAGAACCTCCACAACTTCAAGCATgaagaggcagagggagaggagaaacagCAAGGAAAGACAGGGTCAGAGAGTGCACCCAGCAGTGTGAGACTGAAGGGAGGATCGCTGAGGAACAGCACCGGTAGGAAGGTCTCCAGCATTGGTGGGAAGTACAGGAACGGCAAATATGTGAGCAGCAGGACACTCATGGTGTGAGATGTCCAAAGATGCTGTAactgcttatttttatttaaatgttgtagcTATATTTCTAATACCCGTATGCCATTTCacataaaatatttcactgttaatgagtgaaggttttttttatgatggGAGACATCGTAAGAAAATGCTTGGGAGACTATGACAAGATCAGGAAATGAGTAAAGTCCAGAAAAGACTGATGACTTTGATAAGTTGGAGTTATGTAAGACATTGTTGACTGGTTGTTCCAATCAATCATTACAGACTATAAACAGTTTATGAGGAAAAACCTTTTGATTAAACTGATAAACTTGTTTATCACTGATTACTTcccttataaaaaaaaaaagactgattgTACACTGCTGTAACGCCCTTTTCTTAGGGGCAAAACCCACCCTAAAACAGCATTAAGTGTACATTGGGGTATTCCAGTTTGTTCTGAACAGTGAAGTCAAAATCTATAAATGTAGACAACCgtcttttagttctgttttagTCTATATGCTTCTTTAAAAGGAATAGTTCCACATTTTCTGGAACtaagcttatttgctttcttgctgacagaTAGTTGAGAAGACTGAGACTCATGTCTGTAGAaagatcttctcatctaattctcagcaagaaagcaaagaagtgtatttcccaaaactacTGCAAGTGTGGTCAGTTGGTTTGACAGTTATAGTGACAAGAAAATAGAGGAGATTCATTTTCACACTGATTTGTCAAGGTCCTTGGTTCATTTAATAATGACAAACATGTTTATCGGGGTTGTACGGTTGTCTTGTTTAAGATTTTTGGTACCGCTAATAAGACAAGTTTTATGAAGGGTTTATAAGttgtaactaatggcttttTGAATGGTTCATAAATCATTTTGCTTTATACAACAGTTATAAGAGCAACTTTTGCTTTGCCATATTGTGAAAAATCCCTTCAAAATATGACCACTTGTCTTCTGGAAAAGAGCTGAATTTAACTGTGTAATTAATAGAAATGACAAACACCaaataaatgtttcacaatTTGGAAACACAGAAGTTTCTCCTATGAATAGTTAACtaggaatcttttttttttttttaaactgtcaatCCTACAACCTTACAACATACGTCGATGTACATATTCATTTCACCGAGTAACATCCATTACATTGTGCCCATGATCAGTTGGGGTAAATTGCTGATTttattaattcatgtttttattttttaataaattataacTCTGACTTGAAAGTGGCTGTGAGAGAGCCAACAGAGACTGAACTGCATTTTACAGTTGTAGAACAAGAACTGTCAGGTTACGTATGCTACATCTGGTTATCACATGGTCATGCATGAATGAAAAACTGCGTACTTCAAGACCTTTTGTGAGATCAACAAtgtttcatcctgtttttttcttgaatgtTACAGATGTGAAAAAACCTTCCATCATATTTGAAGACTGACAtgactgatttatttttatttgtactgGCACTTCTGTGAGGGCTATTTCTGCTCAAGTAAAATgcttatttcaaaataaagtttactATAAATGGATCATTTGAGTACTAAGTATGCTATACATTTTCCCACAGTATGtggtatgtgtttgttttagatTGCTTTAGATAATCTTTCAAACAGCATGGCAGAAACAAGCTCAGTAGCATTTTATAAATTCATCGTTGCGTAGGCTTTGTGAACATGAAGCTACTTGTTGCTTTGTTTATCCTGTATGTagaattttccattttatgttccCATTTCGTAATATGTTTGGTATTCAAGGGCAAATTATGAGCTCATGATTTGCTGACTAAAAGAAACTACACTACATTATTCAGGTACACTGTCATTTAACTGCTCTACTCTCCAGTTTGCAGTCCCATAATTTAGTTTTCTATGTAATAACTACAagaaattaacaaataaaaagattataCATGTAATTACCCAAATAGGGTGTTTTGTATGTCTTAAAAATATCTTATTAGATATGTTTAACAATTGCTACTACTGCTAATCTACTAATTTTCTTAATCACATCTGTAGGGaaatcatttgacattttatataaatagCCAGTGGTAGTAATTGCTGTCTTCTAAGCAAAAACAATAGCTTCAAGTCTCAAGCTTTATGTCTCTATGATCTTATTGATACCTGCCCAGCATTGCCAAATACATTCctctttttatacatttatttactaatcatgtgtcatattttcatttttggaaTAAGATACaagataagataaaatacaATTCCTCATCCTAAATTGGCAGCTTTACAGCATCAATCTGAGCATAAAACCTTGCATTCACGGGCCACCTCCCCTGCCTCCTTCTTTCAAGTGCATTTTGTCAACAGTAGGAGGCAGCAGTGCAACAGGAAACTATGCCCACTTGAATTATGAAGTTCTCATTTCCAGTAAGATGACTTCATTTGCAGCCACGTTATCCCAATGACAGCATCCGCACTTTCTTGTCATTACAGGAGCGGATTCATTTTAAAGATCACTGCATGGTGCTGGGGATTTGAACACTCAATCAGGCATTCCACCTTATAAATGCTAATAGCTGCATGTAAATTAAATCaactgtttcttttgtttttaatgattacTGCTGTGTTTGCAGTGAGAGCACTCTCagatgaagaaaatgtgattgtCTTTTGAAGACTCAAGCAGTCACAGATCCGAGCGACTCATCCGAACACAAAGTACTCTAAATACTCTCCAAAGAGGCTTATTTTTGACTCAAACGTTCCTCCcagaaattcacacacacatacacacacacacacacacacacacacacacacatacacatacccCTCCTGCTGTTCCCTGGACGCATCATATATGCAGATTGCAAAGCGGTGCAGGCTCTTTGATGTGCATAGAACAGAATTCTAGATGTGTTTTATATAACAGCTCATTCTCTCActggagagggaaggaaagaagagtCGAA is drawn from Thunnus thynnus chromosome 20, fThuThy2.1, whole genome shotgun sequence and contains these coding sequences:
- the LOC137172436 gene encoding gap junction delta-3 protein-like, with amino-acid sequence MGEWGLLGTLFDSLQVHSPMLGRFWLLLMLVFRILILGTVASDLFEDEQEEFACNTLQPGCKQVCYDMAFPISQYRFWVFHIVLIATPSMLFLMYAMHHNNKRTNRPKNSQLSSQDYRETLNLRRLYIINVAFRIVAEIGFLVGQWLLYGFKVEAQFPCSRFPCPYTVDCFTSRPAEKTVFLYFYFGVGVLAAFSSCTELFYSSAKWFCSGKDRYTPERSCVCQNLHNFKHEEAEGEEKQQGKTGSESAPSSVRLKGGSLRNSTGRKVSSIGGKYRNGKYVSSRTLMV